The Candidatus Vesicomyosocius sp. SY067_SCS001 genome includes a window with the following:
- a CDS encoding F0F1 ATP synthase subunit epsilon produces the protein MLTIHVDVVSATESLYSGEVLCVFAPASTGELGIYPKHTALLSILKPGEVRIETDKDIESIYVSGGIIEVQPDVVTIFSDTAIRANDLDEFKALEAKQRAQDEMDNSTDTQDISATQAALSESMAQLQMISKIRGKKC, from the coding sequence ATGTTGACCATTCATGTTGATGTTGTTAGTGCAACAGAATCTCTTTATTCGGGTGAGGTATTGTGTGTATTTGCTCCTGCATCTACAGGAGAACTTGGTATTTACCCAAAACATACGGCACTTTTATCAATATTAAAACCAGGTGAAGTTAGAATAGAAACCGATAAAGATATAGAGTCAATTTATGTTTCTGGCGGAATCATAGAAGTTCAGCCAGATGTTGTTACTATTTTTTCTGATACTGCAATTAGAGCAAATGACTTAGATGAATTTAAGGCATTAGAGGCCAAACAACGTGCGCAAGATGAAATGGATAATTCAACCGATACTCAAGATATTTCAGCAACACAAGCAGCACTTTCTGAGTCTATGGCACAATTGCAAATGATTAGTAAAATACGCGGTAAAAAGTGTTGA
- the atpE gene encoding F0F1 ATP synthase subunit C: protein MEQSILFLAGSILMGLGALGAAVGIGILGAKFLEGAARQPELIPMLRTQMFIVMGLVDAVPMIAVGISMYILFAVAG, encoded by the coding sequence ATGGAACAAAGTATTTTATTTTTAGCAGGTTCAATTTTAATGGGTTTAGGTGCATTAGGTGCAGCAGTTGGTATTGGTATTTTAGGTGCAAAATTTTTAGAAGGCGCTGCGCGCCAACCGGAGTTAATACCAATGCTTAGAACGCAAATGTTTATTGTGATGGGTTTGGTGGATGCAGTACCAATGATTGCTGTTGGTATTTCAATGTATATTTTATTTGCAGTTGCAGGGTAA
- a CDS encoding F0F1 ATP synthase subunit B: MNINLTMFGQLIMFAMFTWFCMKFIWPPIVMAMEERQKHIEDGLLAAERGRFEEAEAQIKAKEIINQSKSLATEIITNATRQASNMVEDAKYNALKEAGKVKEQTQAQLEQDTICVRNELKNQVSDLVIQGVSAVLDKEVDVRLHQQMLGKLSESLS; encoded by the coding sequence ATGAATATTAATTTGACAATGTTTGGGCAATTAATCATGTTTGCTATGTTTACTTGGTTTTGTATGAAGTTTATTTGGCCGCCTATTGTAATGGCTATGGAAGAACGTCAAAAACATATTGAAGATGGTTTATTAGCGGCAGAGCGTGGTCGTTTTGAGGAAGCAGAGGCGCAAATTAAAGCCAAGGAAATTATTAATCAATCTAAAAGTCTAGCGACTGAGATTATTACAAATGCTACTCGTCAGGCTTCAAATATGGTTGAAGATGCAAAATATAACGCTTTAAAAGAAGCAGGTAAGGTAAAGGAGCAAACTCAAGCTCAGCTCGAACAAGATACAATTTGTGTTCGTAATGAGCTAAAGAATCAAGTGTCTGATTTGGTTATACAAGGCGTTAGTGCGGTCCTTGATAAGGAGGTTGATGTTAGATTACATCAACAAATGTTAGGTAAATTGTCAGAATCACTGTCGTAA
- the atpG gene encoding F0F1 ATP synthase subunit gamma, whose amino-acid sequence MAAGKGIRTQISSIKNTQKITSAMEMVAASKMKKAQDRMLESRPYCEKISNIISHLAYAHSEFQHPYMNSSKKLQSIGIIIISSDRGLCGGLNTNLFRYILRKVVEYQAKGIKVNVCTIGKKATLFFKNFGLNIKSVLTDLGDSPHFDDLLGTIKIMLDGFDLGEIQQLSVAYNKFENTMIQIPTIMQLVPIVSIKSDNINHYWDYIYEPNAQEVIRALLVRYIEALVYQGLVENISCEQSSRMIAMKSATDNAGDMVKELELIYNKARQAAITQEISEIVSGAKAV is encoded by the coding sequence ATGGCAGCTGGAAAAGGAATTAGAACGCAAATTTCAAGTATTAAAAATACCCAGAAGATTACTTCAGCTATGGAAATGGTGGCAGCTTCTAAGATGAAAAAAGCACAAGATAGAATGTTAGAATCACGCCCTTATTGTGAGAAAATTTCTAATATTATTAGTCATTTAGCTTATGCGCATTCAGAATTTCAACATCCTTATATGAATAGCTCTAAAAAACTTCAGAGTATTGGCATTATTATTATTTCAAGTGATAGAGGTTTGTGTGGTGGTTTGAATACTAACTTATTTAGATATATTTTAAGGAAAGTTGTTGAATATCAAGCTAAAGGTATTAAAGTTAACGTTTGCACAATTGGTAAGAAAGCAACTTTATTTTTTAAAAATTTTGGTTTAAATATTAAATCTGTATTGACAGATTTAGGTGATTCACCCCACTTTGATGACTTATTAGGAACGATTAAGATCATGCTTGATGGGTTTGATTTAGGTGAAATACAGCAATTATCAGTTGCCTATAACAAATTTGAAAATACTATGATTCAGATACCAACAATTATGCAATTAGTACCAATAGTATCAATTAAATCAGACAATATAAACCATTATTGGGATTATATTTATGAACCTAATGCACAAGAAGTTATAAGAGCGTTATTAGTTCGTTATATTGAAGCTTTGGTTTATCAAGGTTTGGTTGAGAATATTTCTTGTGAACAATCTTCACGTATGATTGCAATGAAAAGTGCGACCGACAACGCAGGTGATATGGTTAAGGAATTGGAATTGATTTATAACAAAGCAAGGCAAGCAGCAATTACGCAAGAAATTTCTGAGATTGTTAGCGGTGCTAAAGCTGTTTAA
- the atpA gene encoding F0F1 ATP synthase subunit alpha, which produces MTMQLNAHEISDLIKKQIEGFDFTAEARTEGSVVSVSDGIVRIHGLGDVQFGEMIEFSNNTFGMALNLEQDSVGAVILGDYLHILEGDIVKCTNRLVEVPVGEAMLGRVVNPLGKAIDGKGDIYAQGVRPLEIMAPGVIDRKSVDQPIQTGIKAIDAMVPVGRGQRELIIGDRQTGKTSVAIDAIINQRDSGIRCVYVAIGQKDSSVATVVRKLEEYGALANTIIVVAGAAVSPALQYIAPYAGCAMAEYFRDRGEDALIVYDDLTKQAWAYREVSLLLKRPPGREAYPGDVFYLHSRLLERASRVNEDYVEKMTNGKVKGQTGSLTALPIIETQGGDVSAFVPTNVISITDGQIFLETDLFNAGIRPAINVGLSVSRVGGAAQTNIIKKLGGGIRLDLAQYRELVAFAQFSSDLDVETKAQIDRGQRVTELMKQNQYSPLSIAEIATLLFSANSGLLDDIEVNKIVDFEVSLIAYIKVNQVSLMNRINEIGNYNDKIANELQIAIDDFKTNYTW; this is translated from the coding sequence ATGACTATGCAATTAAACGCTCATGAAATCAGTGATTTAATTAAAAAGCAAATAGAAGGGTTTGATTTTACTGCTGAGGCACGTACAGAAGGTAGTGTAGTTAGTGTGAGTGATGGTATTGTCCGTATTCACGGTTTGGGCGATGTACAATTTGGTGAGATGATTGAATTTTCAAATAACACCTTTGGTATGGCGCTTAACTTAGAACAAGATAGTGTTGGTGCAGTTATTCTAGGCGATTATTTACATATTTTAGAAGGTGATATTGTTAAATGTACTAATCGCTTAGTTGAAGTTCCTGTTGGTGAGGCTATGTTAGGTCGAGTAGTTAATCCTCTAGGTAAGGCTATTGACGGTAAGGGTGATATTTATGCTCAAGGTGTACGCCCCTTAGAAATAATGGCGCCTGGTGTGATTGATCGTAAATCAGTAGACCAGCCTATTCAAACTGGTATTAAAGCGATTGATGCAATGGTGCCAGTTGGTCGTGGTCAGCGAGAGTTAATTATTGGTGACCGTCAAACAGGTAAAACATCGGTAGCAATTGATGCAATTATTAACCAAAGAGACAGTGGTATTCGTTGTGTATATGTTGCTATTGGTCAAAAAGACTCATCAGTAGCTACAGTTGTACGTAAATTGGAAGAATATGGTGCATTGGCAAATACTATTATTGTTGTTGCAGGTGCTGCAGTTTCTCCAGCGTTACAATATATTGCACCTTATGCAGGATGTGCTATGGCTGAGTATTTTCGTGATCGAGGTGAAGACGCGCTGATTGTTTATGATGATTTAACTAAACAAGCTTGGGCTTATCGTGAGGTTTCTTTATTGCTTAAACGTCCTCCAGGACGAGAAGCTTATCCGGGTGATGTATTTTATTTACATTCACGCCTACTTGAGCGTGCTTCACGTGTTAATGAAGACTATGTAGAAAAAATGACGAATGGTAAAGTTAAAGGACAAACAGGTTCTTTAACAGCATTACCAATTATTGAAACCCAAGGTGGTGATGTGTCAGCATTTGTGCCTACTAATGTTATTTCAATTACAGATGGTCAAATTTTTTTAGAAACAGATTTGTTTAATGCAGGAATTCGTCCAGCGATTAATGTGGGTTTATCAGTATCACGTGTGGGCGGTGCAGCACAAACCAATATTATTAAAAAATTAGGGGGTGGTATTCGTCTTGATTTAGCACAATATCGAGAATTAGTAGCTTTTGCACAATTTTCTTCTGACCTTGATGTAGAAACTAAAGCTCAAATTGATCGTGGTCAGCGTGTTACTGAGTTAATGAAGCAAAATCAATATTCACCTTTATCAATTGCTGAAATTGCGACTTTATTGTTTTCTGCTAATTCAGGTTTATTAGACGATATTGAGGTAAATAAAATAGTTGATTTTGAAGTGTCACTAATTGCTTATATAAAGGTAAACCAAGTATCATTAATGAATAGGATTAATGAAATAGGTAATTATAATGATAAAATTGCAAATGAATTGCAAATAGCAATTGATGATTTTAAAACAAACTATACTTGGTAG
- the atpD gene encoding F0F1 ATP synthase subunit beta, with product MSIGKIIQIIGAVIDVEFSADNMPKIYDALKVLETGLTLEVQQQLGDHIVRAIAMGGSEGLKRGLEVTNTGEPIKVPVGVKTLGRIMNVLGEPIDNAGEIGQEVDWAIHRSAPDYDELAPTTELLETGIKVIDLICPFAKGGKVGLFGGAGVGKTVNMMELIRNIAIAHSGYSVFAGVGERTREGNDFYHEMKESNVLNKVSLVYGQMNEPPGNRLRVALTGLTMAEYFRDEGRDVLLFIDNIYRYTLAGTEVSALLGRMPSAVGYQPTLASEMGALQERITSTKKGSITSIQAVYVPADDLTDPSPATTFAHLDATVVLSRQVAELGIYPAVDPLDSTSRQLDPLIVGGEHYNVARGVQGVLQRYKELKDIIAILGMDELSEEDKRLVSRARKVQRFLSQPFFVAEVFTGAPGKYVSLKDTIAGFKAILDGEMDDFPEQVFYMTGSIDEVRGKSKEKV from the coding sequence ATGAGTATAGGAAAAATTATACAAATTATTGGAGCGGTTATCGATGTTGAATTTTCAGCAGATAATATGCCAAAAATTTATGATGCCTTAAAAGTTTTAGAAACAGGCTTAACCTTAGAAGTTCAGCAGCAATTGGGAGATCATATAGTACGTGCAATTGCTATGGGTGGCTCTGAAGGCCTAAAAAGAGGACTAGAAGTCACTAATACTGGTGAGCCTATTAAAGTGCCTGTTGGTGTCAAGACATTAGGGCGGATTATGAATGTGCTTGGTGAACCAATTGATAATGCTGGTGAAATCGGTCAAGAGGTTGATTGGGCTATACACCGAAGCGCTCCTGATTATGATGAATTAGCACCTACAACAGAATTATTAGAAACAGGTATTAAGGTGATTGATCTAATTTGTCCATTTGCTAAAGGAGGTAAGGTTGGTTTATTTGGGGGTGCTGGTGTTGGTAAAACTGTTAATATGATGGAGTTAATTCGTAATATTGCTATTGCGCATTCTGGTTATTCAGTGTTTGCTGGTGTTGGTGAACGTACTCGTGAAGGCAATGATTTTTATCACGAAATGAAAGAGTCAAATGTACTTAATAAAGTATCTTTGGTATATGGTCAAATGAATGAGCCGCCGGGAAACAGATTGCGTGTTGCCTTGACAGGACTCACCATGGCAGAATACTTTCGTGATGAAGGTCGTGATGTATTGTTGTTTATTGATAATATTTATCGTTATACACTTGCAGGTACGGAAGTATCGGCATTATTAGGTCGTATGCCATCAGCAGTAGGGTATCAGCCAACATTGGCAAGTGAAATGGGTGCATTACAAGAGCGTATTACTTCAACTAAAAAAGGCTCAATTACCTCAATCCAGGCAGTATACGTACCTGCAGATGATTTAACAGACCCATCACCAGCAACTACATTTGCTCATTTAGATGCAACAGTTGTATTATCACGTCAAGTAGCAGAATTAGGTATTTATCCTGCGGTAGATCCACTGGATTCTACTTCACGCCAACTAGACCCGTTAATTGTAGGAGGAGAACATTATAATGTAGCTCGTGGTGTGCAAGGAGTTTTGCAACGTTATAAAGAATTAAAAGATATTATTGCAATTTTAGGAATGGATGAGCTATCTGAAGAAGATAAGCGTTTAGTATCTCGTGCTCGTAAAGTTCAACGTTTTTTATCTCAGCCATTTTTTGTAGCAGAAGTATTCACGGGAGCACCAGGAAAATATGTATCTCTCAAAGATACAATTGCTGGATTTAAAGCTATTCTTGATGGTGAAATGGATGATTTTCCAGAACAAGTATTTTATATGACAGGCTCAATTGATGAGGTTCGTGGAAAATCTAAGGAGAAGGTATAA
- a CDS encoding F0F1 ATP synthase subunit delta, with protein MKLAVIAKPYANAIFELAQQDISYLQWKMVLDVGAHLLLDKKMRRFIVSPNILEQDKLSTIKILLRSILDRELRAHEAMFISVLLDNNRINILPSIAILFTSLINITNNTKIFTIISSYQLSKSEKEQIVSDLMNQYNKAVSINIIVDKDLVGGVIIKDGDKVIDISIKARVDELGLRLSKTH; from the coding sequence ATGAAATTAGCTGTTATCGCCAAACCTTATGCTAATGCAATTTTTGAATTAGCACAGCAGGATATTTCGTATTTACAGTGGAAGATGGTTTTAGATGTAGGAGCACATTTACTTCTTGATAAGAAGATGCGTAGATTTATTGTTTCTCCTAACATTCTAGAACAAGATAAATTAAGTACTATTAAAATATTGCTTAGGTCAATATTAGACAGAGAATTAAGAGCGCATGAAGCGATGTTTATTAGCGTGTTGTTAGATAATAACCGTATTAACATTTTGCCAAGTATCGCAATCTTGTTTACAAGTTTGATTAATATAACAAATAATACTAAAATATTTACTATCATTAGTTCTTATCAGTTAAGCAAATCTGAAAAAGAACAAATTGTGAGTGATTTAATGAATCAATATAATAAAGCAGTAAGTATTAATATTATTGTAGATAAAGATTTAGTAGGTGGTGTTATTATTAAAGATGGTGATAAAGTTATTGATATCTCAATCAAAGCTAGGGTGGATGAGCTAGGTTTACGTTTGTCAAAAACACATTAA